In the genome of Olsenella profusa DSM 13989, one region contains:
- a CDS encoding ABC transporter ATP-binding protein, translating into MLSTLAKSIREFRRDSIITPILVIGEVAIECIIPFITAQLIDALQQGADMATIGHYSLILVALAVISLACGASAGVTCSIAATGFARNLRHDLFATIQRFSFSNIDRFSTSSLVTRLTTDTTNVQLAYMMIIRTAIRAPLMIVFAIVMAFITGGSMAVVYVIISVLLSAAIFGIAIKVMPMFRRIFHKYDVLNDSVEENVSGIRVVKSFVRSGYEKQKFNAASEGLYHDFVHVERILALGMPLMTLAIDVVYTFVLFFGSRATIQSYGTTMNVGQMSALITYGFSMLMSLMMFSMIFVIVTMSEESARRLCAVLIEKPDLTSPANPRHTVVDGSIDFDHVSFEYSRHAERMALRDIDLHIKSGEVIGIIGGTGSSKSTLIQLISRLYDVTTGSVKVSGVDVREYDLDTLRNQVAVVLQRNVLFSGTIKDNLRWGDENATDEEIVEACKLAQADEFIQLMPQKYDTYIEQGGTNVSGGQKQRLCIARALLKKPKVLILDDSTSAVDTKTDKLIRQGFRNFIPETTKIIIAQRTSSVEDADRIVVMDNGQISAIGTHDELLRTSDIYRETYTSQNKQSHDQKMGSMEDADVAGDATGTRKEVGAHE; encoded by the coding sequence ATTCTCTCCACGCTCGCCAAGAGCATCCGCGAGTTCCGCAGGGACTCTATCATCACACCCATCCTCGTGATCGGCGAGGTCGCCATCGAGTGCATCATCCCGTTCATCACGGCGCAGCTCATCGATGCGCTGCAGCAGGGAGCGGACATGGCAACCATTGGCCACTACAGCCTCATCCTGGTTGCCCTGGCCGTCATCTCGCTCGCCTGCGGCGCAAGCGCGGGCGTCACCTGCTCCATTGCGGCCACGGGATTCGCGCGCAACCTCCGCCACGACCTCTTCGCGACCATCCAGCGCTTCTCGTTCTCCAACATCGACCGCTTCTCCACGAGCTCGCTCGTGACGCGTCTCACCACCGACACCACGAACGTGCAGCTCGCATACATGATGATCATCCGCACCGCCATCCGCGCCCCGCTCATGATCGTCTTCGCCATCGTGATGGCCTTCATCACGGGCGGCAGCATGGCCGTGGTGTACGTGATCATCTCCGTGCTGCTGAGCGCCGCCATCTTTGGCATCGCCATCAAGGTCATGCCCATGTTCCGCCGCATCTTCCACAAGTACGACGTCCTCAACGACTCCGTCGAGGAGAACGTCAGCGGCATCCGCGTGGTCAAGTCCTTCGTGCGCAGCGGCTATGAGAAGCAGAAGTTCAACGCGGCCTCCGAGGGCCTCTACCATGACTTCGTGCATGTCGAGCGCATCCTCGCCCTCGGCATGCCCCTCATGACGCTCGCCATCGACGTCGTGTACACCTTCGTGCTGTTCTTTGGCTCGCGCGCCACCATCCAGAGCTATGGCACCACCATGAACGTCGGTCAGATGTCCGCCCTCATCACCTATGGCTTCTCGATGCTCATGAGCCTCATGATGTTCTCGATGATCTTCGTCATCGTGACCATGTCCGAGGAGAGCGCACGCCGCCTCTGCGCCGTGCTCATCGAGAAGCCCGACCTCACGAGCCCCGCGAACCCCCGCCACACCGTGGTGGACGGCTCCATCGACTTCGACCACGTGAGCTTCGAGTACTCCCGTCACGCCGAGCGCATGGCACTGCGTGACATCGACCTGCACATCAAGAGCGGCGAGGTCATCGGCATCATTGGCGGCACCGGCTCCTCCAAGTCGACGCTCATCCAGCTCATCAGCCGCCTCTACGACGTCACCACGGGCTCCGTCAAGGTGAGTGGGGTGGACGTGCGCGAATACGACCTCGACACCCTGCGCAACCAGGTGGCCGTCGTCCTGCAGCGCAACGTCCTCTTCTCGGGCACCATCAAGGACAACCTGCGCTGGGGCGACGAGAACGCCACGGACGAGGAGATCGTCGAGGCCTGCAAGCTCGCCCAGGCGGACGAGTTCATCCAGCTCATGCCCCAGAAGTACGACACCTACATCGAGCAGGGCGGCACGAACGTCTCCGGCGGCCAGAAGCAGCGCCTGTGCATCGCACGCGCCCTGCTCAAGAAGCCCAAGGTCCTGATTCTGGATGACTCCACGAGTGCCGTGGACACCAAGACCGACAAGCTCATCCGCCAGGGCTTCAGGAACTTCATTCCCGAGACCACCAAGATAATCATCGCGCAGCGCACGAGTTCCGTCGAGGACGCCGACCGCATCGTGGTCATGGACAATGGCCAGATCAGCGCCATCGGAACGCACGACGAGCTGCTGCGCACGAGCGACATCTACCGCGAGACCTACACCTCCCAGAACAAGCAGTCCCACGATCAGAAGATGGGCTCCATGGAGGACGCCGATGTCGCAGGCGATGCAACCGGCACGAGGAAGGAGGTCGGGGCACATGAGTAG
- a CDS encoding NUDIX hydrolase encodes MDTHHSEDDLDRIRTYLAPDDRLREEVMATHIQWEGRIFSTQTLDVRLSDGSRATRETVSHHGGAGVCAVREGHICLVRQWRVALEGMTLEIPAGKLDAGEEPEACAARELEEETGLVAERLVPVATAVGSPGFSNEATHVFHALGLSQGVAHPDAGERVDVAWVPLTDAECAISAGLIIDSKTIIAILYAVRHLDDTDPGACHVP; translated from the coding sequence ATGGACACTCACCACAGCGAGGATGACCTCGACAGGATCCGGACGTACCTTGCGCCCGACGATCGCCTGCGCGAGGAGGTCATGGCCACCCATATCCAGTGGGAGGGGCGGATCTTCTCGACCCAGACGTTGGACGTGCGCCTTTCCGACGGTTCGCGCGCCACCCGGGAGACGGTGTCCCACCACGGCGGCGCTGGTGTCTGTGCCGTGCGGGAGGGCCATATCTGCCTGGTGCGGCAGTGGCGGGTGGCGCTCGAGGGGATGACGCTGGAGATCCCCGCGGGCAAGCTCGACGCGGGCGAGGAGCCGGAGGCATGTGCCGCCCGCGAGCTGGAGGAGGAGACGGGCCTTGTGGCCGAGCGGCTCGTCCCCGTCGCGACGGCGGTGGGATCGCCCGGCTTCTCCAACGAGGCGACGCACGTCTTCCATGCGCTGGGCCTCTCCCAGGGAGTCGCCCATCCCGATGCGGGGGAGCGTGTTGACGTGGCATGGGTGCCGCTCACCGATGCCGAGTGCGCCATCAGTGCGGGTCTCATCATAGACTCGAAGACCATCATTGCTATCCTCTATGCTGTCCGGCACCTCGATGACACCGACCCGGGAGCCTGCCATGTCCCATGA
- a CDS encoding O-acetylhomoserine aminocarboxypropyltransferase/cysteine synthase family protein: protein MSSIATRCIQAGYTPDNGEPRQVPIVQSTTFKYDTSEQMGRLFDLEAPGYFYTRLQNPTNDAVAAKIAALEGGTAAMLTSSGQAANFFAVFNITECGGHVVASSTIYGGTFNLLAHTLRKMGIETTFVSPDCTDGELDAAFRPTTTCVFGETIANPALTVLDIERFAQAAHAHGVPLIVDNTFPTPINCRPIEWGTDIVTHSTTKYMDGHGAAVGGAIVDSGKFDWMAHADRFRGLTTPDESYHGIVYAERFGREGAFITKATSQLMRDFGSIQSPQNAYLLNLGLESMDVRMPRHCANGMAAAEFLATHPKVAHVVYPGLPGDSYHALAQKYLPRGSCGVVSFDVMGGRAAAERFMAALRLCTIETHVADSHTCCLHPASSTHRQMTDEELGAAGIGPAMVRLSCGLEGAEDIVADLDQALAAM from the coding sequence ATGTCGAGCATTGCAACACGCTGCATTCAGGCTGGCTACACGCCTGATAACGGGGAGCCCCGCCAGGTGCCCATCGTGCAGTCGACCACCTTCAAGTACGACACCTCGGAGCAGATGGGCCGGCTCTTTGACCTCGAGGCACCGGGCTACTTCTATACGCGCCTGCAGAATCCCACCAACGATGCCGTCGCGGCAAAGATTGCCGCGCTCGAGGGCGGCACGGCGGCCATGCTCACCAGTTCGGGCCAGGCGGCCAACTTCTTTGCGGTTTTCAACATCACCGAGTGCGGTGGCCACGTGGTGGCAAGCTCGACCATCTACGGCGGCACGTTCAACCTGTTGGCCCACACGCTGCGCAAGATGGGCATCGAGACCACGTTCGTCTCGCCGGACTGCACGGACGGGGAGCTTGACGCGGCCTTCCGTCCCACCACCACATGCGTCTTTGGCGAGACCATCGCCAACCCCGCGCTCACGGTGCTCGACATCGAGCGGTTCGCCCAGGCCGCCCATGCCCATGGCGTGCCCCTCATCGTGGACAACACGTTCCCCACGCCCATCAACTGCCGCCCCATCGAGTGGGGTACCGACATCGTGACGCATTCCACCACCAAGTACATGGACGGCCACGGTGCGGCCGTGGGCGGCGCCATCGTGGACTCGGGGAAGTTCGACTGGATGGCGCACGCCGACAGGTTCCGGGGTCTCACCACGCCGGACGAGTCCTATCACGGCATCGTCTATGCCGAGAGGTTTGGGCGGGAGGGGGCCTTCATCACCAAGGCGACCTCGCAGCTCATGCGCGACTTCGGCTCCATCCAGAGCCCCCAGAACGCCTACCTGCTCAACCTGGGCCTTGAGAGCATGGACGTGCGCATGCCGCGCCACTGCGCCAATGGCATGGCCGCGGCCGAGTTCCTCGCGACCCATCCCAAGGTGGCGCACGTCGTCTATCCTGGGCTTCCCGGCGACAGCTACCATGCCCTCGCCCAGAAGTACCTGCCCCGCGGCTCCTGCGGCGTCGTGAGCTTTGACGTGATGGGTGGCCGCGCGGCGGCGGAGAGGTTCATGGCCGCGCTCAGGCTCTGCACCATCGAGACGCATGTGGCCGATTCGCACACCTGCTGCCTGCACCCCGCAAGTTCGACGCACCGCCAGATGACGGACGAAGAGCTTGGCGCGGCAGGCATCGGGCCCGCGATGGTGCGCCTCTCCTGCGGCCTGGAGGGTGCCGAGGACATCGTGGCCGACCTCGACCAGGCGCTTGCCGCGATGTAG
- a CDS encoding ABC transporter ATP-binding protein: protein MSSETKRDQQATGSQDVRHEGASGGRGRAARNPGIVFKRTIGLIFTYYPVRTTIMIVCILAAAILTSLPSVFMQQVLDVVGEHFSTGNWDAAAQQIVPIILTLIGTYVIAIAAQATQTQLAAIVTQGTLMKVRNQMFDHMEDLPIRYFDSTKHGDIMSHYTNDVDTLRQLIGQALPNLLTMMLQMASTLFIMLWYSVPLSIVVLLVVALMTWLVRFMGGRSARFFLKQQVELANTEGFAEESMNGQKVVKVFTHEREMQEDFDRVNEKLFQAAKNANIYGNTLGPVLMNLGNLAYVLVALSGGLFLTTGFPNPSISGGALTIAIVVPFLNLTKRFAGSIGQVSQQINFVVMGLAGAERIFDLLDEEPETDDGYVTLVRTKRDATSGRLIETSGHTGTWAWRHPHQERGFTNYVPLQGEVVLDHVDFGYSPDHIVLHNISLYALPGQKVAFVGATGAGKTTITNLINRFYDIDDGKIRYDGININKIRKDDLRHSLGIVLQDVNLFTGTVMDNIRYGRLEATDDECIAAAKLAGADSFIERLPEGYETMLTDNAAQLSQGQRQLLSIARAAVADPPVMIMDEATSSIDTRTEQIVQRGMDALMKGRTTFVIAHRLSTVRNSDVIIVLDHGRIIERGAHDDLIAQRGTYYQLYTGAFELE from the coding sequence ATGAGTAGCGAGACCAAAAGGGACCAGCAGGCAACAGGATCCCAGGACGTCCGACACGAGGGTGCGTCCGGTGGCCGTGGCCGCGCCGCACGCAATCCCGGCATCGTGTTCAAGCGCACCATCGGTCTCATCTTCACGTACTACCCCGTGCGCACCACCATCATGATCGTCTGCATCCTTGCGGCAGCCATCCTCACCTCGCTGCCCTCCGTGTTCATGCAGCAGGTGCTGGACGTCGTTGGGGAGCACTTCTCCACTGGCAACTGGGACGCCGCCGCCCAGCAGATCGTCCCCATCATCCTCACGCTCATCGGCACGTACGTCATCGCCATCGCGGCACAGGCCACCCAGACGCAGCTTGCCGCCATCGTGACGCAGGGCACCCTCATGAAGGTTCGCAACCAGATGTTCGACCACATGGAAGACCTGCCCATCCGCTACTTCGACAGCACGAAGCACGGCGACATCATGTCGCACTACACCAATGACGTGGACACACTGCGCCAGCTCATCGGGCAGGCGCTGCCCAACCTGCTCACCATGATGTTGCAGATGGCCTCCACGCTCTTCATCATGCTGTGGTATTCCGTCCCCCTGTCCATCGTGGTGCTGCTGGTCGTCGCCCTCATGACCTGGCTCGTGCGCTTCATGGGCGGCCGCTCGGCACGCTTCTTCCTCAAGCAGCAGGTGGAGCTCGCCAACACCGAGGGCTTTGCAGAGGAGTCCATGAACGGCCAGAAGGTCGTCAAGGTCTTCACGCACGAACGCGAGATGCAGGAGGACTTCGACAGGGTCAACGAGAAGCTCTTCCAGGCGGCCAAGAACGCCAACATCTATGGCAACACCCTCGGTCCCGTCCTCATGAACCTGGGCAACCTCGCCTATGTGCTGGTGGCGCTTTCCGGTGGCCTGTTCCTCACGACGGGCTTCCCCAACCCCTCCATCAGCGGTGGCGCGCTCACGATCGCCATCGTGGTGCCGTTCCTCAACCTCACGAAGCGCTTCGCCGGCTCCATCGGCCAGGTCTCCCAGCAAATCAACTTCGTGGTCATGGGCCTCGCGGGTGCCGAACGCATCTTCGACCTCCTGGACGAGGAGCCTGAGACCGACGATGGCTACGTGACCCTGGTCCGCACCAAGCGCGATGCCACATCGGGCAGGCTCATCGAGACGTCCGGGCACACGGGCACCTGGGCATGGCGGCACCCTCATCAGGAGAGGGGCTTCACCAACTACGTGCCGCTCCAAGGTGAGGTCGTCCTCGACCACGTGGACTTCGGCTACAGCCCCGACCATATCGTGCTGCACAACATCTCGCTGTATGCCCTCCCCGGGCAGAAGGTGGCCTTCGTGGGCGCGACGGGTGCCGGCAAGACGACGATCACCAACCTCATCAACCGCTTCTATGACATCGACGACGGCAAGATCCGCTACGACGGCATCAACATCAACAAGATCAGGAAGGATGACCTGCGTCACTCCCTCGGTATCGTGCTGCAGGACGTGAACCTCTTCACAGGCACCGTCATGGACAACATCCGCTACGGGCGTCTCGAGGCCACGGATGACGAATGCATTGCGGCTGCCAAGCTCGCCGGTGCCGACTCGTTCATCGAGCGCCTTCCCGAGGGTTACGAGACGATGCTCACGGACAATGCGGCGCAGCTCTCGCAGGGCCAGCGCCAGCTGCTCTCCATCGCCCGCGCAGCCGTGGCCGACCCGCCCGTCATGATCATGGACGAGGCGACGTCCTCCATCGACACCCGCACCGAGCAGATTGTCCAGCGCGGTATGGATGCGCTGATGAAGGGGCGCACGACGTTCGTGATCGCGCACCGCCTCTCCACCGTGCGCAACTCAGACGTCATCATCGTGCTGGACCATGGTCGCATCATCGAGCGTGGGGCGCACGATGACCTCATCGCCCAGAGGGGCACGTACTACCAGCTCTACACCGGAGCGTTCGAACTGGAGTAG
- a CDS encoding MarR family winged helix-turn-helix transcriptional regulator gives MGPLTKESLSREWGLLEGTPEKRVMRSFGFFGHYLHVHAGGRSGKQHILTQLLHCGGHLTQRELQDSYSISSAALSEVLAKLEAEGLVTRTRSEQDRRQLEIALTPTGSTVAREETERRLAFVRDSLGALTPPEREQLASLLERVEQSWQKKEYDRRETPCEH, from the coding sequence ATGGGCCCCTTGACCAAGGAATCCCTCTCCAGGGAGTGGGGGCTGCTGGAGGGCACGCCCGAGAAGCGCGTGATGCGCAGCTTTGGCTTCTTCGGCCACTATCTGCACGTGCACGCAGGAGGCCGCAGCGGCAAGCAGCACATCCTCACGCAGCTGCTGCACTGTGGCGGGCACCTCACGCAGCGGGAGCTGCAGGACAGCTACTCCATCAGCTCGGCCGCCCTCTCGGAGGTGCTGGCAAAGCTGGAGGCGGAGGGGCTGGTGACGCGCACGCGCTCGGAGCAGGACCGCCGCCAGCTGGAGATCGCCCTCACCCCCACCGGATCCACGGTCGCACGCGAGGAGACCGAGAGGCGCCTCGCCTTCGTGCGGGATTCCCTCGGCGCCCTCACCCCACCAGAACGCGAACAGCTCGCCAGCCTCCTCGAGAGGGTCGAGCAGAGCTGGCAGAAGAAGGAATACGACAGAAGGGAGACACCCTGTGAGCACTAG
- the manA gene encoding mannose-6-phosphate isomerase, class I, which translates to MSHELIFTQPLFHEKIWGGRRLQAEYGYDIPAGPIGECWAISAHPSGDCPIARGAYRGMTLSRLWDMHPELFGRTGFDRFPLLVKILDAEGDLSIQVHPDDAYAMAHERGSLGKMECWYVLHAEPDATIVVGQRAHGREEFARLAREDAWDRLLNEVPVRTGDFFQIMPGTVHAIKAGTMVLETQQSSDVTYRVYDYDRVQADGTQRALHRAQSLDVIDFSQVPPSGGVSHAADGPGVTLLEECARYRVWHVLVGDEAITLPSPRTFYCASVVEGQGAAAGEAVCKGDHLVVPHGFGDLALTGSMELIVSTVPEVP; encoded by the coding sequence ATGTCCCATGAGCTCATCTTTACCCAACCCCTCTTTCATGAGAAGATCTGGGGTGGTCGCAGGTTGCAGGCCGAGTATGGCTACGACATCCCCGCGGGCCCCATAGGGGAGTGCTGGGCCATCTCGGCCCATCCGTCAGGTGACTGTCCCATCGCGCGTGGCGCGTATCGGGGCATGACGCTCTCACGTCTGTGGGACATGCATCCGGAGCTCTTTGGCAGGACGGGTTTCGACCGCTTTCCCCTGCTCGTCAAGATTCTCGACGCGGAGGGTGATCTCTCCATCCAGGTGCATCCCGACGATGCCTATGCAATGGCACACGAGCGCGGGTCATTGGGCAAGATGGAATGCTGGTATGTGCTCCATGCGGAACCCGATGCGACTATCGTGGTGGGACAGCGCGCGCATGGACGTGAGGAGTTCGCCCGCCTGGCGAGGGAGGATGCCTGGGATCGGCTGCTCAACGAGGTGCCCGTGCGCACGGGCGACTTCTTCCAGATCATGCCGGGTACGGTGCACGCCATCAAGGCGGGCACGATGGTGCTCGAGACCCAGCAGTCATCGGACGTCACCTATCGGGTGTACGACTACGATCGCGTGCAGGCAGATGGCACGCAGCGCGCGCTGCACCGCGCCCAGAGCCTCGACGTCATAGACTTTTCCCAGGTGCCCCCATCTGGCGGCGTGTCCCATGCGGCCGATGGGCCGGGCGTCACCCTGCTCGAGGAGTGCGCCCGTTACCGCGTCTGGCATGTGCTGGTGGGCGACGAGGCCATCACCCTGCCCTCCCCTCGGACCTTCTACTGCGCAAGCGTCGTCGAGGGGCAGGGTGCGGCGGCAGGGGAGGCCGTGTGCAAGGGCGACCACCTGGTGGTGCCCCACGGCTTTGGTGACCTTGCGCTCACGGGTTCGATGGAGCTCATCGTCTCCACGGTGCCTGAGGTCCCCTAG
- a CDS encoding 1-phosphofructokinase family hexose kinase, protein MIYTVTLNPAIDYVMRPLTLDMGFTNRSSGEQLFCGGNGINVSTLLNELKVANTAYGIVAGFTGDYLIKTLQQNGVSANFVQLDEGFTRINIKLNGIVMTMVNGMGPDIPQEKVDELLERIDYVGEGDTLVLTGSIPKTLPENMYDVIMKRLAGRGTRFVVDAPGNLLLESLPAHPFLIKPNNHEVGRIFDVHPETPEECIPFAKELHERGAQNVIVSCGGHGSLLYDENEEVHVVPTAKIQLVNATGAGDSMVAGFVAKTQAGADYETSLRFASACGTATAASDGIAKRPMIDKVYADLCKIIEG, encoded by the coding sequence TTGATCTACACCGTCACCCTGAATCCCGCCATCGACTACGTCATGCGTCCCCTGACGCTGGACATGGGCTTCACCAACCGCTCTTCGGGTGAACAGCTCTTCTGTGGCGGCAACGGCATCAATGTCTCCACGCTGCTCAACGAGCTCAAGGTCGCAAACACCGCCTACGGCATCGTTGCGGGCTTCACGGGGGACTATCTCATCAAGACCCTCCAGCAGAACGGCGTCTCCGCCAACTTCGTCCAGCTGGACGAGGGCTTCACGCGCATCAACATCAAGCTCAACGGCATTGTCATGACCATGGTCAACGGCATGGGACCCGATATCCCGCAGGAGAAGGTCGACGAGCTCCTGGAGCGCATCGACTACGTGGGTGAGGGAGATACGCTCGTGCTCACGGGCTCCATCCCCAAGACGCTGCCCGAGAACATGTACGACGTCATCATGAAGCGCCTCGCCGGTCGGGGCACCCGCTTCGTGGTCGACGCACCAGGCAATCTCCTGCTGGAGTCACTGCCTGCCCATCCCTTCCTCATCAAGCCCAACAACCACGAGGTGGGTCGCATCTTTGATGTCCATCCTGAGACTCCAGAGGAGTGCATCCCCTTTGCCAAGGAGCTGCACGAGCGCGGCGCACAGAACGTCATCGTCTCCTGTGGCGGCCACGGCTCGCTCCTCTATGACGAGAACGAAGAGGTGCACGTCGTTCCCACGGCAAAGATTCAGCTGGTCAACGCCACAGGTGCCGGTGACTCCATGGTTGCCGGCTTCGTCGCCAAGACCCAGGCGGGTGCGGACTACGAGACGTCCCTGCGCTTTGCCTCCGCCTGTGGCACTGCCACCGCGGCAAGCGACGGCATCGCAAAGCGTCCCATGATCGACAAGGTCTATGCGGACCTCTGCAAGATCATCGAGGGCTAG